The Methylococcus sp. Mc7 genomic sequence GGCTCCCCATGCCGGCGGCGCTGGTTCAGGCCGCCATGGCATCAGTCGCGAGGCTGGCGATCGTTCCCATGCAGGATGTGCTGGAGCTGGGGCGGGGACACCGCATGAATACGCCGGGGACGGTGGGCGACAACTGGATCTGGCGTTTCGACTGGACCCAGTTGCGCGACGAGCACGCCGACCATCTTGCCCATCAGGTTCGCATGTACGGCCGGGCGGGCTGACCCTGGAGCTCTCAGGGCTCGAGTACGGTGTTTCGCGGCGGGTGGGCCTCGTCCCGTTCCGGATAGTCCAGCGTGAAGTGCAGCCCGCGGCTCTCCTTCCTCTGGAGGGCCGAACGGATGATGAGTTCGGCGACGATGACCAGGTTGCGAAGTTCCAGCAGATCGCTGGTGACGCGGAAGTTGCCATAGTACTCGGCGATTTCCTGCTTGAGCAGCTCCGCCCGGTGCAATGCGCGCTGCAGCCTTTTGTCGGTCCGCACGATCCCGACATAGTCCCACATGAAGCGCCGGATTTCGTCCCAGTTATGGGACACGACGACCTCTTCATCGGAATCCGTGACCTGCGACTCGTCCCACTCCGGCAGCGGCGAGGGAGGAGGGATGTCGCGCAGGCGCCGCAGGATGTCCTGGCTGGCCTGTTTGGCAAAGACCAGGCATTCCAGCAGGGAATTGCTGGCCATGCGGTTGGCACCGTGCAGGCCGGTGCAGGCGACCTCGCCGACCGCATAAAGGCCATCGATATCCGTCCGCGCCAGCCGGTCGGTAACGACGCCTCCACAGGTGTAATGGGCCGCGGGCACCACCGGAATGGGCTCCCGGGTGATGTCCATTCCCAATTCCAGGCAGCGTGCATGAATCGTGGGGAAATGGCTCCGGATAAAATCGGCCGGCCGGTGGCTGATATCGAGGTAGACGCAGTCGGCGCCCAGCCGTTTCATTTCGTGGTCGATGGCGCGCGCCACGATATCGCGGGGAGCCAGTTCGCCCCGCGGATCGAACCGCTGCATGAACGGGCTGCCGTCGGGCAGCAGCAGCCGGCCGCCTTCGCCGCGCACGGCCTCGGAGATCAGAAAGGACCGGGCGTGGGGGTGATAGAGGCAGGTGGGGTGAAATTGAATGAATTCCATGTTCGCCACCCGCGCGCCGGCCCGCCAGGCCAACGCGATGCCGTCGCCGGTGGAAACGTCGGGATTGCTGGTGTACAGATAGACCTTGCTGGCGCCGCCGGTCGCGAGCGCTATGACTCGCGCGCGGAACGTGCGGGTCCGGTGGCTTCGCGTATCCAGCGCATAGGCGCCCAGCACGCGTCGCGGGCCGGCGAGGCCGAGCTTGTGCGAGGTGATCAGGTCGATGACGTTGTGGTGTTCGAACAGATCGATGTTGGGATGGGCACGGGCATGTTGCTCGAGCGATGACTCCACGGCCCGACCGGTGGCATCGGCGGCGTGCACGACCCGCCGGTGGGTGTGGCCGCCCTCCCGGGTCAGGTGCAGATGGTGGGCGCCGTCGGTGCTTTCGACTTCCGTGAAGGCAACGCCGTGTTGGAGCAGCCAGTCGATGCATTCCTTGCCTTGGGAAACCACCAGACGCACGATTTCCGGATCGCACAGGCCGGCTCCGGCCGCCAGCGTGTCTTCGATATGCGATTCGAGTGAGTCCTGGGCATCCAGCACTGCCGAAATGCCGCCTTGGGCGTAGCGGGTGTTGCCTTCACTCAAGGCGACCTTCGAGAGGACGGCGACCCGCGCATGGTCGGCGAGCCGCAAGGCCAGGCTGAGGCCTGAAGCGCCGCTGCCGATGACGAGCGCGTCGTAGGTGATGTCCTTGTCCATGGGTATCGTCATGTTAACGGCATGTTACAGTAAATCGCCACTGCGTTGAAGCGCGCTTCCGAACGTAAGATAATCAAAATCCTGTTTCCGCCTATCCGTTCCAGCAGTGGATCGTGAATGTCCGCGATTCCGAGGATTTCCCGGAAGGAAATGGTGTGATGTCCAAGGCGATGCGTGGAATGGAGATGAGTGAAGAACTGGACGACGAGCTCGTCAGGCGGGTGCAACGCGGCGACAAGCGAGCTTTCGACTTACTCGTCAGAAAGTACCAGTACAAGATCACCCAGCTCATTTCCCGCTATATCAAGGATCCGTACGAATCCCTGGATGTGGCGCAGGAGGCCTTTATCAAGGCTTATCGGGCGTTGCCGGGATTCCGCGGGGACAGCCAGTTCTACACCTGGCTTTACCGCATCGCGATCAATACGGCAAAGAATTACCTCGTCACCCGTTCACGTCGGCCCACTGAAGACGAATTCGACATCGAATCTGCGGAACAATTCGAGAACGGCTATCGTCTAAAGGATGTCGATACGCCCGAAGCCGCTGTCTTGAGCGACGAATTGGCGGCAACGATTCAAGCAGCGCTGAACGAGTTGCCGGAGGAACTCAAGCTGGCTATAACTCTGAGAGAGCTGGACGGACTGAGTTACGACGAAATTGCGGAAGTCATGAACTGCCCGGTGGGTACCGTCCGCAGCCGTATCTTCAGGGCGAGAGAAGCCATAGACAAACGGCTCCGGCCGTTACTCGATTGATTGAGGACAGGAATCGAACGATGTTGGACGAGCATATGGCGCAAAAAGCCTCCGTTTTCGTGGATAACGAAATGGACCTGGCCGAAGCCCAGGACTACTTCCGGCTGATCGAAAAGCGGGAAGAGGTCCGCTCCACCGTGAGCCGGTATTACCTGATCGGCGAAGTGCTTCGTACAGGACGGACCCCCCTCGGCGGCAAGCTGGCGGACACGGTGGCGCGCCAGATCGCGCTCGAGCCGGCGATTCTCGCCCCTGTAAGGGTGAAGTCTTCCGACGCCTTTCGCAGGCACGTCGTGACCGGAGCGCTCGCGGCTTCCATGGCGGTGGTGGCGGTTTTCGTCTGGCGAGGCCTGAGCGGTTTCGCCGCATTCGACGGCGGGCCGTCCGCCGGTTCTGGCGTGGCCTTGGCCGAGGCGCGAACGGATCCGGAAATGCAGGCCTACCTTCTGGCGCACAGCGGCACCTCCCATGTGGCGGGATCGGGGACGCTGATGCCGTACATGAGGATGGTCAGTTATGAGCAATAACATGATTCGAATCCTGCCATGTTCAGAGCTCGAGTAATTGCGGCGGCCCTGGGGGCCGCCGTCGCGTTTGAACGTCCGCAACCGTCCCTCGCCGACGAGGGGCCGCAGGCGCTCGGTGCCCGTGCGGGTGTGGAATGGCTGTCGAGTATGCGCGATGCCATGATCCGCCTCAATTATCGGGGTCTGGTGGCATATCTGAAGGACGACAAGGTCAACAGCATGGAGTTCGTGCACGGCATGTCGAACGGCGTCGAGCACGAGCGCCTCACCTCGCTGAACAGCCCGATGCGGGAAATCGTCAGGGATGGCGATCTGGTCCGGTTCTTTTTTCCGGAAACGAAGTCGGTCATGACGGAACGCGTGCCCACAAACCGCTCCTTCCTGGTCGACCTTCCCGAGTCGTTCGTCGGCTTGTGCGATTACTACGCGTTCCTGGTCGGCGGCCAGGAGTACGTGGCGCAACGGCGCGCACAGACCATCGAGATCGTGCCGGTCGACGACTACCGGTACGGGCGCAAGGTTTGGATCGACACGGAGTCCCGTCTGCCGCTCCGCTTCGAACTGCTCGACGAAAACAACAGGCCCATCGAGCAGATGGTGTTCACTTCCCTGGAGGTATCCGGCGAAGCAGCCGGCCGGGACATGGCCCCGGCATTGGCGTCCGATACCTACTCGGAACAATCGTCGAAACGAGAGATCATACCCATCGAGACGATGGGCTGGAGCCTGGACAGCGTTCCCGTGGGGTTCCGGATCAGCGGCTACAGCCGCGTCCAACATCCGCCGCTGAAGCACCCCATCGAACATATATTGTTGAGCGACGGGCTCTCATCTGTTTCAATCTACGTGGACGAACTGAAGGAAGAGCCCTTCCTGGAAAAACTGAAGAAAATCGGCGCCGTGAATGCCTATACCCGGAAGATCGATGGCTTCGTCGTGACAGTGATGGGGGAGGTTCCGCCCAAGACTGTTCATGTGATCGCCAATGGGATCCGGTACCAGAAATCCAATAAGTGACGTTGACGTGAATGATTGAGGAAGAGGCAATAGTCACCGAGGTCGAAGGGCGCTCGATCTGGGTGGAGAAGTTTCAGAAATCGGCGTGCGGAAGCTGCACCCAGGGTTGCAGCACTTCCCTGGTGGCCCGGCTGCTGGGCGGCAAACCCATGCGCCTTAAGGTCGATGCGGAGGCCCCCGTGTCACCGGGGGACCGCGTCATCATCGGGGTGGAAGAAGGCGCTCTGCTCGCCGGTTCTTTCCGGATGTACCTGTTGCCCCTGTTTTCCCTGCTCGGAGGCGCCTTGCTGGGCAAGCTGCTGGCCGATCAGGGGCTGTTCGCTTCGGCCGATGCCGGCTCGATCGCCGGAGGACTGCTCGGTCTGGGGCTGACGTTCGTATTGCTCAAGTACCATCCCGGCCTACATCGGCAGGATCTTCACCCGGTATTCATCCGCCGCATTTCCCGTTGAGGTGCCCGGAGTTTTCCGGCTACGCCTGCGGCCGCCGCCTTTGCATTCAGGAGTCACCATGTTTGATAGATACCGCTTTGCCGGCGCGATTTGTGCGGTCCTGGTTCTGGTTGCTTCCCCGGCAGCCCGGGCACAGCTTCCCGATTTCACCAATCTGGTCGAGCAGAACAATGCCGCCGTCGTGAACATCAGCACCACGCAGAAAGTGGCGGCCAACGAACAACAGATGCCGGAGGGGTTGGAAATTCCCGAAGGCACCCCGTTCGACGATTTTTTCCGGCATTACTTCGGCGAAGGCGGCGGCAGCGACGGCCAGCCCAGCGAGGCGAAGTCCTTGGGTTCGGGTTTCATCATGTCGGCGGACGGCTACATCATCACCAATCACCATGTCGTGAAGGGGGCCGATGAGATCGTCGTGCGCCTGCAGGACCGGCGGGAACTGGTGGCCAAGATCGTCGGCTCCGACAAGCGCAGCGACGTGGCCCTGCTCAAGATCGAGGCCGCTCAGCTACCCACGGTGAAGCTGGGGTCCTCCGAAAAGCTCAAGGTCGGCGAATGGGTGCTCGCCATCGGTTCGCCGTTCGGCTTCGACCATTCCGCCACAGCCGGCATCGTCAGCGCCAAGGGGCGCAGCCTCCCCAGCGACAACTATGTACCGTTCATTCAGACCGACGTGGCCATCAACCCCGGCAACTCCGGAGGACCGCTGTTCAATCTGAACGGCGAAGTGGTCGGCGTCAATTCCCAGATTTACAGCCGCACCGGCGGTTTCATGGGACTGTCCTTCGCCATTCCCATCGAAGTCGCCATGCAGGTGGTGGACCAGCTCAAGGCCAGCGGGCGGGTTTCCCGCGGCTGGCTCGGCGTCCAGATCCAGGACGTGACGCGGGAGCTGGCCGAGTCCTTCGGCATGAAGAAGCCGCAAGGCGCCCTGGTATCCAAGGTTTTGCCGAAGAGCCCGGCCGAGGCGGCCGGCATCCAGGTCGGCGACATCGTGCTGGAATTCAACGGGCAGGCGGTGGACACGTCGGCCGCGCTGCCACCCATGGTGGGCATGACCAAGGTCGGCGAAGGCGCCAAGATCAAGCTGTTGCGCAATGGTGTGACCAAGGAGTTGAGCCTCAAGATCGGATCGCTTCCCGATGAGGAAGAACCGGCCATGGGCGCCGCCGAGCCCGATGCCGTGCCGCTGAAACGCATGCGTGCCAGGGTGGCGGACCTTACCCCGGAGCTGCGCGAGCAGTTCGAGGTGCCGCGCGGCGGGGTGCTCGTCTACGGCGTCAATCCCGGCCCCGCGTACGACGCGGGACTCCGGCGGGGCGATGTGATCCTCAGGATCCAGGACAAGGAAATCAACAGCGTGAAACAACTGGTGGAATTGGAAAAGGCCCTGCCGACGGGGAAATCCCTGGCGGTTCTGGTACAGCGGCGCGATGGCTCCATCTTCCTGGCGATGAAATTGAAAGACGAAAAGCAGTGACCGACCTGACGCACATACGCAACTTCTCCATCATCGCGCACATCGACCATGGAAAATCGACGCTTGCAGACCGTTTCATCCAGATTTGCGGGGGCCTGAGCGACCGCGAAATGGCCGAACAGGTGCTCGATTCCATGGATATCGAGCGCGAACGCGGCATTACCATCAAGGCCCAGAGCGTCACCCTGGATTACAAGTCCAGCGACGGCGGCACCTACCAGCTCAACTTCATCGACACGCCGGGGCACGTCGATTTTTCCTACGAAGTGTCCCGTTCGCTGGCGGCCTGCGAAGGTGCGTTGCTGGTGGTCGATGCCGCCCAGGGGGTGGAAGCGCAAAGTGTGGCGAACTGCTACACGGCCATCGAGCAGGGGCTGGAAGTCCTCCCCGTGCTGAACAAGATCGATCTGCCCTCGGCCGATCCGGCGCGTGTGAAGAGTGAGATCGAGGAGATCATCGGCATTCCGGCGGAAGACGCGGTGGAGATCAGCGCGAAGACCGGCTTCGGCGTCGATGCCCTGCTCGAAGAGCTGGTGAAGAAGATTCCGCCGCCCAAGGGCGACGCCGAGGGACCGCTGCAGGCGCTGATCATCGATTCCTGGTTCGACAACTACCTCGGCGTGGTATCCCTGGTCCGGGTGGTGAACGGCTCGATTTCACGCAAGCAGAAGGTCACCATCATGTCGACCGGCAAGAGTCATCTGGTCGAGAAGCTGGGCGTATTCACCCCCAAGCCGCTGGACAAGACGGTGCTGAATACCGGCGAGGTGGGCTTCGTGGTGGCCGGCATCAAGGACATCTTCGGCGCGCCGGTGGGCGACACCATCACCGCGACCGACCGCCCGACGACGGAAGCGCTGCCCGGCTTCCAGAAAGTTCAGCCGCGGGTGTTCGCCGGCCTCTATCCTGTCGAGTCGGACGACTACGAGAATCTCCGGGAAGCGCTCAACAAGCTGCATCTGAACGACGCTGCCCTGCATTTCGAGCCGGAAGTCTCGCAGGCCTTGGGCTTCGGCTTCCGCTGCGGTTTCCTGGGGATGCTGCACATGGAGATCATCCAGGAGCGGCTGGAGCGGGAGTACGACCTGGACCTCATCACCACCGCGCCGACCGTGGTCTACGAGGTGGCCAAGTCCGACGGTACGGTGATTCCCGTCGACAATCCGGCCGACCTGCCGTCGCCGAACGAGATCGAGGAAATCCGCGAACCGATCATCGAGGCCAACATTCTGGTACCCCAGGATTACTTGGGCGCGGTGATCAGCCTGTGCATCGAAAAGCGCGGTGTGCAGAAGAAGCTGCAATACATGGGGGGGCAGGTGGCCCTGAGCTTCGAGCTGCCCCTGAGCGAGGTGGTGCTCGATTTCTTCGACCGGCTCAAGTCGTGCAGCCGCGGCTTCGCCTCCTTCGATTACGAATTCCTGCGGTTCCAGGTCGCGCCACTGGTCAAGCTCGACATTCTGATCAACGGCGAAAAGGTGGATGCGCTGTCGCTGATCGTGCACCGCGACATCAGCATGAACCGCGGCCGCGACCTGGTCGAGAGGATGAAGGACCTGATCCCCAGGCAGATGTTCGAAGTGGCGATCCAGGCCGCCATCGGCTCCAAGATCATCGCCCGTTCCACGGTCAAAGCCATGCGCAAGAACGTTTTGGCCAAATGCTATGGCGGCGACATCACCCGCAAGCGCAAGCTCCTGGAAAAACAGAAAGCCGGCAAGAAGCGGATGAAGCAGGTGGGCAAGATCGACATTCCCCAGGAGGCATTCCTCGCCGTCCTGCGCGTCAACAAGGATTCCTGATAACGGTCACTCCGATGGACTACGATTTCTCGTTTTTTCTCGTCGCCGCCACGGTCGTCACCGGTGCGGTATGGGGCGGTTACGCGCTCTGGCTGAAGCGGCACCCCGTGCCGGAAGGCGCAGCGCACAAGGAGCCGCTGCTGGTGGAATATGCCCGGTCGTTTTTTCCGATCGTGCTCGTCGTCATGCTGCTGCGCTCGTTCCTGGTGGAGCCGTTCCGCATCCCGTCGGGTTCCATGATGCCGACGCTTTTGATCGGCGATTTCATCCTGGTCAACAAGTTCACCTATGGCATCCGCCTGCCGGTGTTGAACACCAAGATCGTCGAGATGGGCGAGCCCCAAAGGGGGGACATCGTAGTGTTCCGCTTTCCGAAGGATCCGACCGTCGATTACATCAAGCGCGTGATCGGCCTGCCGGGCGACAAGATCGGCTACTACAACAAGCAGCTTTACGTGAACGGCAAGCCCATCGCCCAGACCTCGCTGGGCACCTATGAAGGGGTGGGGCAGGGCGCCAGCATGAGCGGGGCCGAGCTGCTTTCGGAGGATCTGGAAGGCGTCAAGCACGACATTCTGATCCGCCACGGCCAGCCGACGGTGCAGGGCGAGTTCACCGTGCCCGAAGGCAGCTACTTCGTGATGGGCGACAACCGCGACAATAGCAACGACAGCCGCTATTGGGGTGTGGTGCCGGAAGCCAACCTGGTGGGCAAGGCCTTCTTCATCTGGATGAGCTGGGACTTCGAGAACGGCGGCATCGGCTTCTCGCGCCTCGGCACCGTGTTGAATTCCGGCAGTTGAACCATGGGCGGCATGCCCCGTCACCAGCGCGGCTTGACTTTCCTCAGCTTCGCTCTGCTGATGGCGGTGGCGGGCTTTTTCCTGCTGCTGCTGTTCCGAATCGGGCCGGTTTATCTCAATCACTACAAGGTCCGCAGCTCGCTGGAATCGTTGAAGTCCGACCGCGAGATGCTGGAGAAATCCCGTGAGGACATCCTCAAGACGCTGGAGAAGCGCTGGGACATCAACATGGTGGACACCGTCACCACGAAAGACGTGAGGATCACCCGCAGCGACGGCATCCTGCGCGTCCAGGTCGCCTACGAAGTGGTGCGGCCCATCATGGGAAACGTCGAAGCGCTGATTCACTTCGACGACCAGATCGAGGTCGAACGGCGTTGATCCGCAGCCACGAGCACTTGGCGCGTAAGCTCGGCATCCCTTTCCGGGAGCCGAATCTGCTCAAGAACGCCTTGACCCACCGCAGCGCCGAAGGCCCGAACAATGAGCGCCTGGAATTCCTGGGCGATTCGGTGCTGGGGTTCGTGGTCGCCGAGTATCTCTATCAGCGGTTTCCTTCGGCGGACGAAGGGGTGCTGAGCCGGCTCAGGGCGACCCTGGTGAATGAAACCGCCCTGGCGAAGATCGCGCGGGAGCTGGAATTGGGAGAATACCTGATCCTGGGTTCGGGCGAACTCAAGAGCGGCGGCTACCGGCGTGATTCGATCCTGTCCGATGCCCTGGAAGCCATCCTCGGCGCGGTGCTGCGGGACCAGGGCATCGACGCCTGCCGCGCGCTGGTCCTGAGGCTGTTCGAGGGCCCGCTCTCCGCTTTGTCGCTGGACGACTGGAAAAAGGACCCGAAGACGCGTTTGCAGGAACTGATGCAGGGACGCGGCTTGCCGCTCCCGGTTTACACGCTGATCGACCAGTCGGGGCTGCCGCACGACCAGCATTTCCGGGTGCGCTGCGAGATTCCGTTGGCGGTCGAGCCCTGCCTCGGCGAGGGCAGCTCCCGCAAGAAAGCCGAACAACAGGCGGCGGAAAACATGCTCAACCGCCTTTCCGAACAATCGAGGTTCAGAGTTTGAAATCAGGCTACGTGGCCCTGGTGGGCCGTCCCAACGTCGGCAAGTCGACGCTGCTCAACCGTCTCTTGGGGCAGAAGCTCAGCATCGTCTCGCGCCGGCCGCAGACCACCCGCCACCGCATCCTCGGGATCAAGACCGACGAGCGGGGCCAGGCCATCTACGTCGATACGCCGGGCATCCACGGCGGCGCGCAGCGGGCGATGAACCGCTATCTCAACCGCACCGCGATTTCCTCCCTGCTCGGGGTCGACGTCATCGTCTGGCTGGTGGACCGGGCCGGCTGGTTGCCGGACGACGAACTGGTCATGGCCCGGATCAAGGAAGCCAAGCTTCCCGTCATCCTCGCCGTCAACAAGGTCGACCGCATCGAGGACAAGGATGTGCTGCTGCCGTTCCTCGCCGAAGCGGACGCCATGGGGATGTTCTCCGACATCGTGCCGATTTCGGCGCTCAAGGGCGTCAATCTGGCCGTGCTGGAAGAAAGCATCCTGACCCTCCTGCCCGAGGGCGAGCCGATCTATCCGGAAGACCAGATTTCCGACCGGCCGGAGCGCTTCTTCGTCGCCGAAATCATCCGCGAGAAGCTGTTCAACCGCCTGGCGCAGGAAGTGCCGCATGCGCTCACGGTCCAGATCGAGCAATACAAGGAATCGCCGACCCTGGTCCGCATCCATGCCGTCATCTGGGTGGAGCGCGAAGGCCAGAAGGCCATCGTCATCGGCAAGGGCGGGGAGGTGCTGAAACGGGTGGGCGAGGCGGCGCGCAAGGACTTGGAGCGCATGCTGGAGCGGCGCGTTTATCTGGAACTCTGGACCAAGGTCAAGCGCGGCTGGTCGGACAACGAACGGGCGTTGCAAGGCCTGGGCTATGCCGAATGAGCTTGGCCGTTGGGGGAGCACTTTTCCGGTTGCCTTCTTCCGAAGGCTGAAGGCCTCCAGCTCCCATGCCGGGTGAGGCCCCGCGCTCTGGCGATCCGAGCCGGGTCCTGCTCGACAGCGCCTATGTTCTGCATCGGCGCGATTACCGCGAAACCAGTCTCATCCTCGAATTGTTCACGCTCCGGCATGGCCGCATCGGCGTGATTGCCAAAGGCGCGCGTCGCGGCCGGCGGGGATTCGCCGCGGTATTGCAGCCATTCGCGCCCCTGTTGGTATCCTGGTGCGGCCGCGGCGAGCTTGCCACCCTGAGCCATGCCGAGGCCGCAGGCTCCGGCATCCGGCTGCAGCATACCGCGCTGTTCTGCGGCTTTTACCTGAACGAACTCCTGGTCAAGCTGCTGCCCGCGCACGATCCGTATCCGGCACTCTTCATCGCTTACCAAGGGGGGCTGGAAGCACTTGCCGCGGGCGGGGACACGGAATCCGCGCTGCGCAGTTTCGAGCTGTCGCTGCTGGAAGGCATCGGCTATGGTCTGCAGCTTCTGGTCGAGGCCGAGAGCGGGGAAGCCATCCAGCCTAACCGCCTTTACACCTATCGGATCGACGCCGGTCCCGTTCCCGCCGGCGACGAGGCCGATGCGGTGCGCGGAACAACGCTGCTGGCATTGCGCGACCGCCGCTTCGATATTCCGGAAACCCGCACTGAAGCAAAGCGCCTGATGCGGCGGGTCATCGCCCACCATCTGGACGGTCGGACTCTCAAGAGCCGCGAGCTGTTCCGCAGTTCGCCCTGACCTCGTGTACTGGGGCGGTCTCGGCCGGTTCGATCCCGTCCGAAATCGCCGGCCTTTCCCCGTTCCTGGACATGGCAATTGACAGCGGTCGGCAAAAGTACTAAGAGTCTCCCTTAGCCCGGCGAAGTAGACCATTTGCCGGGGACATTCGTACCGTAACAGGGGTAAGGAGGTGCGTCATGAAACGACTGTATTACCTTACGGACAATCTCGACAGCGTCGAAAGGATTTCGAGCGCGCTGCACAAGGAGGGTGTCTCGGACTGGAACTTCCATGTCATCAGCAAGGATCAGGCGGGGCTTTACCGCCGCCACATCCATTCGGCAAATTTCATTCAGAAATCCGACGCGGTGCGTTATGCGGAGCGCGGCGCCATGGTGGGATTCGTCTTCTCCATCCTCGGCAGCGTCTATGTGGCCAGCGAGCAGCCGTTCGGTCCGGACATGAGTGGCATGGTTTATCTTGCGATTTTCGGCTTCGTCACGCTCTTCGGCGTCTGGGTGGGCGGACTGATGGGGATGGCCACCGAGAACCAGAAGATCGCCGCTTATCACGACGAGATCGAGGCCGGGAAGCATCTCATCCTCATCGATGCCAGGGCCGAGGAGGAGGAACGGGTTCGCGAGCTCATGGCGCGTACCCAGCCGGAGGCGCATTTGCTGCGGGTGGGATCGACGCTGATCAATCCCTTCAAATTTGCGCATCCTTCCCTCTGATCCTCGAGCGACAGCCGGTCCTGGCCTTCATTGCCGCGGAGGCGCGGGCCGGCTTTCTTAATCGGCGCGGGCAAGTCTGCTAGAATAACTCCATCCCCTGACGCTGATCCCCGACGGTCCCCCGCCCCGAACACATGCCGCAAAAGCTCTACATCGAGACCTTCGGCTGCCAGATGAACGAATACGATTCCGCCAAGATGCGGGATCTGCTCGGCTCTACGGACGGTTTCGTACTCACCCGGTCGCCCGAAGAGGCGGACGTCCTGCTGCTCAACACCTGTTCGATCCGGGAAAAGGCCCAGGAGAAAGTCTTTTCGCAACTGGGGCGTTGGCGTCCGCTCAAACTCAGGCGTCCGGAGGTCGTCATCGGCGTGGGCGGCTGCGTGGCGAGCCAGGAAGGCGAAGCCCTGCAGAAGCGGGCGCCTTATGTCGACATCGTGTTCGGTCCCCAGACCTTGCACCGGCTGCCCGCCATGCTCGAACAGGTCAGGCGCGAGCGGCGGCCGGTGGTGGACGTGTCGTTTCCGGCGATCGAGAAATTCGATGCGCTGCCGGAGCCGCGTGCCGAAGGGCCGAAGGCTTTCGTGTCGGTGATGGAAGGTTGCGGCAAGTACTGCACTTTCTGCGTCGTGCCCTATACCCGCGGTGAGGAAATCAGCCGGCCGGTCGACGACGTGATCGTCGAGATCGTCGCGCTGGCGGAGCAGGGTGTCCGCGAGATCAATCTGCTGGGCCAGAACGTGAACGCCTACCGCGGGGCGTTGGCCGATGGCGGTGTGGCCGATCTGGCTCTGTTGCTGCATTACGTGGCGGCGGTGGATGGCATCGACCGCATCCGCTTCACCACCTCGCATCCGGTGGAGTTCTCCGACAGCCTGATCGAGGCGTTTCGCGACATTCCGCAGTTGGTCAGTCACCTGCACCTGCCGGTTCAGAGCGGCAGCGACCGGATTCTCGGGCTGATGAAACGCGGCCATACCCGTGACGAGTACGTCGACAGGATCACCCGGCTGCGCGGGATCCGGCCCGATCTGAGCCTCTCGTCGGATTTCATCGTGGGATTTCCGGGCGAAACCGACGAGGATTTCGAGGACACCATGGCGCTGATCGAGCAGCTCGGTTTCGACCAGTCATTCAGCTTCATCTTCAGCGCCCGGCCGGGTACCCCGGCGGCCGAGATGGCCGACGACGTGGCACTGGAGACCAAGCGCGCCCGGCTGGCCCGATTGCAGGCCCGAATCGCCGAAAATGCCGCGGAAATCGCATCGAGGATGGTGGGCGGCGTGCAATCGGTGCTGGTCGAGGGCA encodes the following:
- the rnc gene encoding ribonuclease III; protein product: MIRSHEHLARKLGIPFREPNLLKNALTHRSAEGPNNERLEFLGDSVLGFVVAEYLYQRFPSADEGVLSRLRATLVNETALAKIARELELGEYLILGSGELKSGGYRRDSILSDALEAILGAVLRDQGIDACRALVLRLFEGPLSALSLDDWKKDPKTRLQELMQGRGLPLPVYTLIDQSGLPHDQHFRVRCEIPLAVEPCLGEGSSRKKAEQQAAENMLNRLSEQSRFRV
- the recO gene encoding DNA repair protein RecO, with the translated sequence MPGEAPRSGDPSRVLLDSAYVLHRRDYRETSLILELFTLRHGRIGVIAKGARRGRRGFAAVLQPFAPLLVSWCGRGELATLSHAEAAGSGIRLQHTALFCGFYLNELLVKLLPAHDPYPALFIAYQGGLEALAAGGDTESALRSFELSLLEGIGYGLQLLVEAESGEAIQPNRLYTYRIDAGPVPAGDEADAVRGTTLLALRDRRFDIPETRTEAKRLMRRVIAHHLDGRTLKSRELFRSSP
- a CDS encoding DUF4845 domain-containing protein, producing the protein MGGMPRHQRGLTFLSFALLMAVAGFFLLLLFRIGPVYLNHYKVRSSLESLKSDREMLEKSREDILKTLEKRWDINMVDTVTTKDVRITRSDGILRVQVAYEVVRPIMGNVEALIHFDDQIEVERR
- the lepA gene encoding translation elongation factor 4; protein product: MTDLTHIRNFSIIAHIDHGKSTLADRFIQICGGLSDREMAEQVLDSMDIERERGITIKAQSVTLDYKSSDGGTYQLNFIDTPGHVDFSYEVSRSLAACEGALLVVDAAQGVEAQSVANCYTAIEQGLEVLPVLNKIDLPSADPARVKSEIEEIIGIPAEDAVEISAKTGFGVDALLEELVKKIPPPKGDAEGPLQALIIDSWFDNYLGVVSLVRVVNGSISRKQKVTIMSTGKSHLVEKLGVFTPKPLDKTVLNTGEVGFVVAGIKDIFGAPVGDTITATDRPTTEALPGFQKVQPRVFAGLYPVESDDYENLREALNKLHLNDAALHFEPEVSQALGFGFRCGFLGMLHMEIIQERLEREYDLDLITTAPTVVYEVAKSDGTVIPVDNPADLPSPNEIEEIREPIIEANILVPQDYLGAVISLCIEKRGVQKKLQYMGGQVALSFELPLSEVVLDFFDRLKSCSRGFASFDYEFLRFQVAPLVKLDILINGEKVDALSLIVHRDISMNRGRDLVERMKDLIPRQMFEVAIQAAIGSKIIARSTVKAMRKNVLAKCYGGDITRKRKLLEKQKAGKKRMKQVGKIDIPQEAFLAVLRVNKDS
- the miaB gene encoding tRNA (N6-isopentenyl adenosine(37)-C2)-methylthiotransferase MiaB, encoding MPQKLYIETFGCQMNEYDSAKMRDLLGSTDGFVLTRSPEEADVLLLNTCSIREKAQEKVFSQLGRWRPLKLRRPEVVIGVGGCVASQEGEALQKRAPYVDIVFGPQTLHRLPAMLEQVRRERRPVVDVSFPAIEKFDALPEPRAEGPKAFVSVMEGCGKYCTFCVVPYTRGEEISRPVDDVIVEIVALAEQGVREINLLGQNVNAYRGALADGGVADLALLLHYVAAVDGIDRIRFTTSHPVEFSDSLIEAFRDIPQLVSHLHLPVQSGSDRILGLMKRGHTRDEYVDRITRLRGIRPDLSLSSDFIVGFPGETDEDFEDTMALIEQLGFDQSFSFIFSARPGTPAAEMADDVALETKRARLARLQARIAENAAEIASRMVGGVQSVLVEGTSRKDFNELSGRTENNRVVNFEGHPRLIGQFVDVVITDSLPNSLRGRLVGLARESRSVPASAAQVA
- the era gene encoding GTPase Era codes for the protein MKSGYVALVGRPNVGKSTLLNRLLGQKLSIVSRRPQTTRHRILGIKTDERGQAIYVDTPGIHGGAQRAMNRYLNRTAISSLLGVDVIVWLVDRAGWLPDDELVMARIKEAKLPVILAVNKVDRIEDKDVLLPFLAEADAMGMFSDIVPISALKGVNLAVLEESILTLLPEGEPIYPEDQISDRPERFFVAEIIREKLFNRLAQEVPHALTVQIEQYKESPTLVRIHAVIWVEREGQKAIVIGKGGEVLKRVGEAARKDLERMLERRVYLELWTKVKRGWSDNERALQGLGYAE
- the lepB gene encoding signal peptidase I, translating into MDYDFSFFLVAATVVTGAVWGGYALWLKRHPVPEGAAHKEPLLVEYARSFFPIVLVVMLLRSFLVEPFRIPSGSMMPTLLIGDFILVNKFTYGIRLPVLNTKIVEMGEPQRGDIVVFRFPKDPTVDYIKRVIGLPGDKIGYYNKQLYVNGKPIAQTSLGTYEGVGQGASMSGAELLSEDLEGVKHDILIRHGQPTVQGEFTVPEGSYFVMGDNRDNSNDSRYWGVVPEANLVGKAFFIWMSWDFENGGIGFSRLGTVLNSGS